The following coding sequences are from one Rhipicephalus microplus isolate Deutch F79 chromosome 3, USDA_Rmic, whole genome shotgun sequence window:
- the LOC142802628 gene encoding uncharacterized protein LOC142802628 has protein sequence MKMPDCLHHCNNYKNTRTHIWCLLHFAAFTLRATLFVFCRYSIILLALVDHRYRFRYINVGAPGRCHDSHVFGFSQISNAIKGPLFKAPLATIAGTVVPPLILCDQAFSLAPSLMKPFGHRGKISESEKKFNYHLSSARRIVENAFGRLKARFRFTAKRMECHVGNARLVIRACCVLSNICEHFNDNVHPQWLNEVQQSDVDFPQPSCTTEAQVGNAADIRAALVDYYSQVN, from the exons ATGAAGATGCCAGATTGC CTGCACCACTGTAACAACTacaaaaacacacgcacacacatttgGTGCTTATTGCACTTCGCTGCATTCACCTTACGTGCCACGCTCTTTGTTTTTTGCAGGTATAGTATCATCTTGCTGGCACTTGTGGATCACAGATACCGCTTCAGGTATATCAACGTTGGAGCACCTGGACGCTGCCATGACTCGCACGTGTTTGGGTTTTCGCAAATCTCTAATGCTATTAAGGGTCCCCTTTTTAAAGCTCCACTTGCCACCATAGCCGGGACTGTAGTACCACCACTAATTCTGTGTGACCAAGCATTTTCATTGGCACCCAGCCTGATGAAGCCGTTTGGACACCGCGGGAAGATTAGTGAAAGTGAGAAAAAGTTCAACTATCATTTAAGTTCAGCTAGGAGAATTGTTGAAAATGCATTTGGAAGGCTTAAGGCCAGGTTCCGCTTCACTGCGAAAAGGATGGAGTGCCATGTAGGCAATGCTCGCTTAGTAATACGGGCATGCTGCGTGCTAAGCAACATTTGTGAGCACTTCAATGACAATGTCCACCCGCAGTGGTTAAATGAAGTGCAGCAGTCAGACGTTGACTTCCCGCAGCCGTCATGCACAACAGAAGCCCAAGTTGGAAACGCAGCAGACATAAGGGCCGCGCTTGTGGACTACTACAGCCAAGTGAACTAA
- the LOC142803686 gene encoding uncharacterized protein LOC142803686, with amino-acid sequence MGDHTGEKARIASLMACLLALESEADAAKAAKERIKQQLLFSNSLLCALELSEKACDRSIWAFRRNERWFEGTVPHLGEQNFKQSFRVYPSTFRFIVESLRSELERQCTNMREAITPEKRVGIALYKLCSSAEDRTVANLFGVGRSTVNTLYRQFCEAVVAVLEHEWIKMVTPEEMARHIQEFEAVTGFRQGVGALDGCHFPISPPKEHATDYYNYKGW; translated from the coding sequence atgggcgaccacacgggagaaaaagcgaggattgCAAGCCTcatggcctgccttctcgctctggaaagcgaggcagacgctgcaaaagccgccaaggagaggataaagcagcaactgctgttcagcaattccttgctgtgcgcactggagctgtcggagaaggcctgcgatcgatcgatctgggccttcagacgaaacgagaggtggttcgagggaactgtacctcacctcggtgagcagaacttcaaacaatcttttcgagtgtacccgtccacatttcgtttcattgtggagagcttgcgcagtgagctcgaaagacagtgcaccaACATGCGTGAAGCCATCACTCCTgagaagcgagtcggcattgcccTATACAAGCTGTGCTCGTCAGCCGAAGATAGGACTGTGGCCAACCTCTTCGGCGTTGGACGCTCGACAGTAAATACCTTATACAGGCAGTTTTGCGAGGCTGTTGTCGCTGTACTGGAACACGAGTGGATCAAAATGGTGACCCCAGAGGAAATGGCGAGGCACATTCAGGAATTCGAGGCCGTCACCGGTTTCCGCCAAGGCGTCGGAGCCTTGGATGGATGCCACTTTCCGATCTCGCCACCTAAGGAGCATGCCACAGACTACTACAACTACAAAGGCTGGTAA
- the LOC119168515 gene encoding uncharacterized protein LOC119168515 has product MANSGDQAAGAPRKRQRLQWSEADTWSLIRLWEDNLHSLRAQKHNGEVYTSIAAALTSAGVSRTKDQVHTKIENLTHTYRKCLKEKTTGSSPPSWTFFVEIHRFLGSLPVNDPSLMEEAGISSSPASSSPSVEELISGMVTGSSSDDTEVDAPEFAQASAAPQQPSNIQDCVTGRRNSPSDSGDGARRKRRKYTGAEMKEKMLNEQRLLREQFEAAHKEEMEIRTKALKLQEKLVDAMVDFFNKK; this is encoded by the exons ATGGCCAACTCCGGAGATCAAGCAGCCGGTGCCCCACGGAAAAGGCAGCGTCTGCAATGGTCAGAAGCAGACACGTGGAGCCTAATCAGACTCTGGGAGGACAACCTGCACTCGTTGCGAGCGCAGAAGCACAACGGCGAGGTGTACACCAGCATCGCGGCTGCACTCACAAGTGCGGGTGTCTCCCGCACGAAGGACCAAGTGCACACAAAAATAGAAAATCTGACACACACCTACAG GAAATGCCTTAAAGAAAAGACAACGGGCTCGTCCCCACCAAGCTGGACCTTTTTTGTAGAGATCCACAGATTTCTTGGAAGCCTGCCTGTAAACGACCCCTCTTTAATGGAGGAGGCTGGGATCAGCTCGAGCCCAGCAAGCAGCAGTCCCTCAGTTGAGGAA CTCATCTCTGGCATGGTGACCGGATCGTCAAGTGACGATACGGAAGTAGATGCACCCGAATTCGCACAGGCTTCAGCAGCACCTCAGCAGCCAAGCAACATCCAAGACTGTGTCACCGGGCGCAGAAACAGCCCAAGCGACAGTGGAGATGGCGCCCGCAGAAAACGGAGAAAATACACAGGTGCCGAAATGAAGGAGAAGATGCTGAATGAGCAGCGGCTCTTGAGGGAGCAATTTGAAGCCGCCCATAAAGAGGAGATGGAGATCCGAACAAAAGCATTAAAGCTGCAGGAGAAACTTGTGGATGCAATGGTtgatttttttaataaaaagtgA